The DNA region GAGTCGTTCGCGCTCATCCGGATTTATGGGACCACTAAAAAATGGGAAGCTGCCAATCCATTTTCCTGTCTCCGGGCCTGCCGGATGATTCGTTGCAGGTGTGTACACCCCACCCTCGCCCCGCAAAGAACACGGGGCTCAGATGGGGCTACACTCTGGCGGCCCTTCGGGCCTAAGCGAAACCCAGGTGGGGCAGCACTCTGGGTTCCCTCCGGCCCTAATGGGACAAACACGTTGCTCGGAAATCTTTGCCTGACAGAACGAGGACAGATGCCGGCCCCTGTAGGTGCCACCCGTTCCATGCTGGAACAGTATTATGCGTCCTTGTTTTCATCACCACCGTCTCGCAGAGAAGAACTTGCTGCCCACTAGGCGCGCTGAATTTCGGAATCGAGGTCAAAGACCGCATCCCTATCTCTGAATGAAAAGGTTCTTCTCCTATGCGAAGGAATACCGTTGTCGTTGACTTCGCTTATCACAAACCCTAGACTCAGGGCGTTCAATCTGATAGCCATTGATTAATTGATCTTGCTTCGATCAACCCTCTGCCGAGCTGAGGGCGGAGCAAATCCAATTCCGGGTGAGTTGATTGTTCCCAGCCGGGCCGGTTTCTTCGGCGACCTTTGCACATTGAATCTGATCCAAACAAAAGGAGAGAAGAATGGCAGCCGTAAAACTTGTTGTGATGTATCCGCGTCCGAGCGATGTTGAAGCCTTTGAGAAGCGCTACATAAAAGAGCACGTTCCGATGGCTGTTGAAAAGATGGTTGGCAAGACAAAGATCGTGGCCACGAAGGCCGTGGGGTCTCCCCAGGGGACGCCGCTCTACTACCGCATCGCGGAGATTCATTTCCCCTCGATGAAGGAGCTGGAAGCTTGCGCCGCTTCCCAGGGGGCCAAGGAAACCCTGGCCCACGCCTTCATGATTTCCACGGGAGGCCCGCCGGTGATCCTGGTGGCGGAGGAGGAGACGTTCAATTTCTAGCTTATTCGAGCAGTGTTTCGATGCTGCGAAGCCCAGACTGAACCGCAGAGACGCGGCGGTCGCAGAGAAGAGCGGCCTCGTCCGATGGAGCGGTCACGGCAGGCGAACTAACTCTCGGAAATCAAGATTGGGCCGAGTATCGGTTTGGGTCCCGACGATGGTCCCGTGCTGGTCGATCCAATAATAGTTGGAGCCACTCTCCACCTTGATCTCTCGGCCCGTCGTGTGGTCCACCACATCCTCCACTCCCAGGGTGGCGTTGGACCGTCGGCGACTCAACTCATCCATCACTCCCTGGCGGTTCCAGTAGGAATCGGAGATGATTTTTGAGATCTCCTGGTTTGTCCGGCTCACAATCTGCGAGGTGTTGGCCGTGACATTCTGTTGCATCGCCGCCCACTGGGGGTTTTGCTGCAGGGTGCTTAACATGTGCTCCAGGATCGACTGCGTCGATGCCCGCTTCTCAGCCGGGGCAAGAAAACCATAAAGAATATTCACGTTCCAAAGGGCCCCGCCTGAACTGCGCGTCGCCAGGATGCCGGCACAGTAGTACCCCTGCATCACCTGGTTCTCCTGGCGGCAAGAGAACGAGACCTCCCCCGCATTCCAACTCATCGTGACTCCCGGGGTATTTACTTGCGCGTAAAGTGAATTAATAGCCTGAACCAGGTCGGGACGGTCGCGTGTTTCGAGAAAGGAGAGATCCGAACATCCACGGGCGACCTTAGTCGTCACGTACTCCCGTGCAAACGCCGACCCCGACATATACCGGCGCACCATCATGTTCACACCGTATCCGGGTGAGTACCATGAACCTTCCCGAAACCCGGCCATTTGAAGGTAGGGAGTCGGTTCTGTAAACGTCGGAATCTGGGAATCCCCGCCTGTGATTCGGATCTGGCCATCCGGCGAGACGGCTTCCAGGGCCGGTCGCACGTCGACCGACGCAAAACGGAAGGTCCCACCATTCACGCGCCATTGAGCGGGAACCTCCAGGCTGAAGGCATTCTCGTGCGGGTCCTTCCACTCGACATAGCTCACCGGGGACCGTGCGTCCACCGATGGAGCGCCGGCGATCTTAAAGCTGCGAAGGATCTCCGCGAAGACGACCTCCGTCGATCGGTAACTGTCAGACGGCGCAGCCATCGCATACACATAACCGGCGGCGCCTTTCGGACTGGTTGCCCAGGTAAGGATCGCAAGCGAAGATCGCTTCCCCGCATCCGCACGCACCCGGACCGCAGAACTGCCGGAGAATTGAGGTGTCCCCCATCCCGCGTCCGGCCAGATCTTCGCCGCCAGTCTCATCAAGACATAAGGAGCAGAACTCTGATTGAGCGTCGCAGGGATGAAAACGGGCCACACGACCATCTGCGTTCCGTCGCCTCCAAGAAACTCAATACGCCCAGTGGCGCGGTCCGCGCGCACCTTCCACGTTGAAGGCAGGCTGACTGTAAATCCCAGCGGGTCTTGATGGGATATCCACCCCTTCTGCACGACTGCATTGCCGGGAGGATTTCCGGAAATGCCGGGAGCCATTTCAAAAGCAAGGACTCCCACAAACACGACTACGATAGCCACACCCAACCCCAGAGTCAGTTTTTTCATAATCCCCTCCCTCACCCGGGCATTACTCCCGGAAGCGATCTTTCATTGCCACTGCAAAGACAGGCAATCACAGAAAACATGATCTGCACAATTTCCACTCGCGGTTATTGATGGCTCCAAAGGAGGCCCCAGATCCGTCAATCAAAACCATTGCATTGCCGCCCCTCTCAATGCAAACTAGCCCTGAAAACACGTCACTTTCAGGTACACCGCGTGGCGTCGACCCCTCGTCACAGGGGTTCAACCAAATAGAATTCAAACAAGGAATCCCGTGAAACTACTCAAGCCCTTCTTGCTCACCATCATTATCTTCTCCCTTGTACTTATCGGCTGCGGGAAAAAAGAGGCCAGAAAATCTTCCAAGGTGATCGGGGTGACATTGCTCACCCGGGCCCACCTGTTTTACAAGGATCTCGAAGAGGGATTGCTCTCAGCCGCCGCTCGAAACAACTACGAACTGATCATCACGACCGCCGAGTTTGACCTGGGAAGACAATCCGGCCAGATCGAAGATTTTGTGGCGCGCCGGGTGGATGCCATCATCGTGAGTCCCGCCGATTCACGTGGCGTCGGCCCTGCCATCGCCAAGGCCAACCAGGCAAGAATCCCGGTCTTTACGGCCGACATCGCCTCCCAAGAGGGAGAAGTTGTCTGTCATGTTGCTTCGGACAACATCGCGGGGGGCCGACTGGCGGGAGAATATCTTGCCCGAATCCTGAAGGGAAAAGGCAACATCGCCATCATCGATCAGCCCACCCTCACCTCAGTCCTTGACCGGGTGCAAGGATTTAAGAATGCCGTGGCGCAGTATCCCAACCTGCGGATAGTTGCAGACGTGAATGGCGAAGGGGTCCGTGACAAGGCCATGCAGGTGGCCTCCGACATCTTTCAAGCGCATCCGGACTTGATCGGCATCTTCGGAATCAACGATGACTCCGCGCTCGGGGCGCTGGATGCTGTCCAGCAGTTCAACCGATCCGGTATTTCGATCGTGGGGTACGATGCCACGCCCCCGGCGGTGGATGCCATCCTTAGAAACACCGCCCTGAAGGCGGATGTCATCCAATATCCGAGGAAAATCGGAGAAACCACCATCGAAAAGATCAAGGAATACTTTTCCGGCGTGCCTCCTCAAAAAGTTGTTCCGGTCGAGGTAGGAATCGTGGACCGGGATTCCCTTTCCAAAACCCAGACCCGATGAGTTCATCACTCCTGCTTGAAATGGATCACATCACGAAGCAGTATCCCGGTGTGCTGGCACTGGATGAGGTGACGTTTGATTTGTATGCGGGAGAGGTCCACTGCTTGGTGGGGGAGAACGGCGCCGGGAAAACCACATTGATCAAGATTCTCTCAGGGGCGATTCCGAAGGACGCGGGTGAAGTTCGCGTGGATGGGAAACCGGTTCCCCTGCATTCTCCGGCAGACGCCTTGCAAGCCGGCATTGGAATCATCTACCAGGATTTCAAGCTGGTGCCCGAACTCACTGTGGCCGAAAACATCTTCCTCGGCCGGGAGCCGTGCAAGGGACGCTCTCCCTTCATTGATTTTGAGAGGATGCGCGAGGCTGCCCAGGCCGCGCTCCGGCAACTCGGGGAGTCCCTCGATACGGGAGCCCGCGTGAGCACTCTCAGCGTGGCCCAGCAGCAGGTGGTCGAAATTGCCAAGTCCCTGACGAGAAAGAACCGCATTCTGGCCATGGATGAGCCCTCCGCTGCGCTGACTGAGAAAGAGTTGAAGAACCTCTTTGCCGTGATCCGCCGCCTGCAGGAAGAAGGGGTTGGTATCATTTACATCTCCCACCGGATTAATGAAATTTTCGATATTGGAACTCGCGTGACGGTCCTGCGCGATGGAAAACAGGTTCGCACCTGTAAGACCTCTGAGGTGGATCGCAGGGGTCTGGTGAGCTGGATGGTTGGCCGGGAGATGGATCAGGAATATCCAAAGGTCAACCTGCAAAAGGGAAAAGAGATCTTAAAGATAGACAACCTGAATGCAGGCAAGCTCCGTGACATCCACCTCGCAGTCAACCAAGGCGAGATCCTCGGACTCGCTGGATTGGTGGGGGCCGGCCGGACTGAGCTCGCGAGATTCATTTTTGGGGCCGACCCTTGGGAGAGCGGAAAGATCTTCCTCGATGGACAGGAAATTCACCCGCACTCTCCGCGTGAAGCCATCGATGCCGGGATCGGGCTGTTGACCGAAGACCGCAACCGCTATGGCCTGATCATGGAAATGAGCATTGAGAAAAACATCACGCTGTCCAATCTCAAGGCCGTCAGCCGGGGAGGGTTCATTCGGGGAGCGAAGGAGCGAGGCGCCGCGCAGCAGTTTGCCGAAGATTTGCGCATCAAGACTCCCTCGCTCAATCGCGAGGTCTCCAGCCTCAGCGGGGGCAATCGCCAGAAGGTCGTGCTCGCCCGCTGGCTCTTTACCCGTTCCCGCCTGCTCATTTTTGACGAACCCACCGCGGGGATCGACGTGGGCGTGAAGTACGAAATCTACAATCTCCTCAATCAGCTCGCACAGGAGGGGAAAGGCGTGGTCATTATTTCTTCTGACCTTCCGGAACTGCTGGGTCTATGTGACCGCATCGTGGTGTTGTGCGAAGGAAGAATCACGGGGGAGCTGTCCCGCGAGGAGGCGACTGAAGAAAAAATCATGTTGCTGGCGACGAGCGTTGCTGAGACGAGGAGCCATAAGAAGGCACAAGAAATACAAAAATAAGAAAACTTTATGAGGAAGCCAGGAAGACAGGAGGGCTAAGACCTGAGGGCTGTGGCGTGTCAGAACAAATAAGGCAAGCGAAGGATCACAAGACCCGCTAGAAGAAACCGGAAGCCTGTGCTAGTGAAAGGTGGTCGGACAGGGAATTGTCCAACTCTCTGCTGCCCGACTTTCTGAGATTCTCTTGTCAATGACGAAACACGGGGGCTTTAACTCTCCTGTCTTCCTGGCTTCCTAATCGAAGCGTTTATTCCTTGCCTTTCCCACCGGCTGGCGTTGATTCCATGAGTTCTCGAAAAAACATTCTTTCCAGGATTCTGAGCGAGTATGGCATCAGCCTGGCCCTGTTGATCGAGATCATTCTGTTCTCGCGCCTTTCTCCGTTCTTTCTCACGACCGAGAACATCCTCAATGTGACGCTCCAGGTTTCCATCACGGCCATCATCGCGGCAGGAATGACCTTTGTCATCCTGACGGCTGGCATTGACCTTTCGGTCGGCGCCCTGGTGGCCTTCAGTGGCGTCGTGGCAACCAGCGTGTTGAAATGGCCGATTCCGTTGGCCTACTCCTTCCCGCTCTTCCTCGCGACGGCGGTTTTCGTTGGCGCGTTCTCCGGATGGCTGTCGGCCTTCTTCATCACGCGATTCAACGTCACCCCTTTCATCGTGACCCTCGCCCTGATGAGCATCTGGCGCGGGGCGGCTTACCTTTACACCGGCGGCAGACCCGTCTGGGGCTTGCCTCATGCCTTCAGCGTGCTGGGCGGCGGCAGAATCGCAGGCATTCCCTTCCCCACTCTGATCATGATTGCGGTTTATATAGCCGCGTACATTGTGTTGCAGTACACCCGGTTCGGACGACACGTCTATGCCGTCGGAGGAAACCAGGAGGCTGCCCGGCTCGCGGGGATCAATACCAAGCGGGTCCTTAGGCAGGTCTACATGCTCTGTGGGGTGCTGTCTGCCCTGAGTGGAATTCTCCTCGCCTCGCGGATGAATTCGGGGCAGCCGAATGCAGGGTTGATGTACGAGCTGGACGTCATTGCAGCCGTGGTTGTGGGAGGCGCCAGCCTTTTTGGCGGTCGCGGTTCCATTGTCGGGACCTTTGTCGGGGCCATGCTGATCGGTGTGTCGCGTAACGGATTAAATCTACTCAATGTCAACTCCTATATCCAACAGATCATCGTCGGATTGGTGATTTTGGTGGCCGTGATGCTGGACCAGATGAGAAAAAAGTGATTAGCCCAGCCACTCGGAGGGCCCCGGGGTGCAGGACAGCGCTCCCCGGTGGAGCTTTGGCGGCCGGTCGCAAGAGCCCCCGCCACAGAAAGCGTGGCGGGGCTACCAAAGCGTACCACTTCGCGAGATGCTCTCATAAATCAATACTAACGATCATCCTCAGTAGAACTGCGAGGAACCGACATCATGAAAACACCAAAAATCCTTTTGGCTCTCCTTCTCCTGTGCGCTCCGCTCGTTGCGCAGACCCGTGTCGACAAGCTCGCTCAAGCACTCGACTCGCTCACTCTGGCTTCGTTCAACGACTGGAAAATGAGTCCCGATCTCAAGACCGCCCCTGTGATTCAAGGCGATCCGGCTCGTGGCGAATTCGACGACTCCCGATGGGAAACCCTCACCATCGGCACGTCCCTTGAAGTCGACTCCTGCTGGTTGAGGAAAAAGATCACCCTTCCCGACCGCATTCTGGGACAGCCCGTCAGCGGAAAAATCCGGTTTCTGGTCACCGTGGACGACTATGGATTCCTTTGGATTAACGGCCGGGAAAAGGGACGGTTTGATTGGGATGGCGAGTTTGTCCTGACCGAGGATGGCCATCCCGGGGACAAGTTCTTGATTGCCATCAAGGCCATCAACACGGGAGGACCGTTGCGGCTGCTTCGATCCCGGATCCAGATGGAAGGTGAATCAGCAACGACGAAACAGCTCCGCCAGAGAATCCAGGATTTCGCCTTAAGCCTGAGGGTCGGACAAAAACTGTTGAGCTTTGATACCTATCAGACCAATGCCACGAAGCGCGAAGATCCCGGCATCGACAAATCGAGCATGGATAAAGAGGAGAAAAGACATCTCTCCGAGTCCCTCGAGGATCTCGCAGGACTGGTCGACGTCGATGCTTTGAAAAGTGGATCAGTGGATAGATTTCTTCTGTCGATGGAGGGCGTGCGGGCGCAATTGAAACCCATTGATGCCTTTGCCAAAAGATTTAAGCTGGTCTTGACCGCCAATGCCCACATCGATGCCGCCTGGTTGTGGCGCGAGAAGGAAACGGTCGAGGTCTGCAAGAACACTTTCAACTCGGTCCTTAAAATGATGGAGACGCGGCCGGATTTCACCTATACCCAAAGCTCCGCGGCCTACTACGACTGGATGGAGCAATTGTACCCTGATGTGTTTTCAAAAATTAAACAGCGGGTCAAAGAAGGGCGATGGGAAGTGGTCGGAGGGATGTGGGTAGAACCGGACTGCAACCTGCCCAGCGGGGAATCCTGGGCGCATCACCTGCTCTATGGCAAACAATATTTCAAGGAGCATCTGGGGGCCGAGGTGACCGTCGGATGGAATCCCGATTCTTTCGGCTACAACTGGAACATGCCCATGATGTATCGCAACGCCGGTATCGATGCGTTTATTACACAGAAGATCGGTTGGAACGAATCCAATGTTTTTCCCTACCACGTCTTCTGGTGGGAGGGGCCGGACGGCTCCCGCATTCTCTGTTACTTTCCGTTCGACTACGTCAGTGACGTGACTGATCCGTACATGTTGGTCGATTGGCTCCGCCAATTCGAAGCCAACACCGGCTTCACGCGATTCTTAATCCTTTTCGGCGTGGGAGACCACGGAGGCGGGCCGACCGAAGCAATGCTGGAACGAATCGAACACTTTAAGTCTCTCGACATTTATCCGAAGATCGAGTACAGCACGGCGAGGGAATACCTGAACTGGTTGAAAAACCAGGATCCCACAAGAATTCCAACATGGAAGGATGAACTCTACCTTGAATACCACCAGGGGACTTTCACAACCCAGGCAAAGATGAAGGAATTCAATCGCCATAACGAGAGTCTTCTGACCAGCGCGGAGAAATTTTCCTCGCTCGCATCACTGGTTGGAGGCCGTGTTCATAAGGAAGCCCTCCAAGACGCGTGGCGAAATCTAATGTTTGACCAGTTCCATGACATCCTGCCGGGATCCGGGATCCGCGAAGTGTACCTTGACGCCGCCGAGCGACACCAGGCAGCAGAGGACATAGGAAATCATGAGTTGCGGACAGCAATCGGAACGATTGCAGGGAAAGTCAATACCTCCGCTGCAAGAGGTCACAGCGCAGTGGTTGTATTTAATCCGCTGTCGTGGGAAAGAACCGATTTGGTTGAAGCCCCGCTGCCCGAAGGGGACCATGGAGCTTACGCCCTCTTCGAGGTCAACGGCGCAGAGGTGGTTTCCCAGATCATTCAGAAGGATCGCTACCATCGCGCCTTGCTCTTTGTCGCGGAAAAGGTCCCCTCCCTGGGCTACAAAGTCTATGCCCTGCGAAAGCAGAAACCCGCCGCTCAGCCCACGGCACTCTCATTTGCCTCACCCCTCGCTCTTGAGAATGAATTTTTCCGCGTCAATGTCGATGGGGCGACGGGATGGGTCCAAAGCGCCTTCGACAAGCGCATCGGAAAAGAACTCTTGAGTGCTTCCGGGAATGAACTGCAGATCCTGGAGGACAAGCCGAAACAGTGGGATGCCTGGAATATCGGTCTTACCGGGACGGTGTATCCCTCAACCTTGCGCAAGGTCGAGGTAGTTGAAAAGGGGCCAGTTCGTTCGATCATAAGGATCCATCGGGATGTCCTAGGTCCAGGATTCAAACGGGAGTTTCCGGCCGAAGGCTTCCCGAGCTCCTTCTTCATCCAGGATGTGATCCTCTATTCCGGCCTGGATCGGATTGAATTCCGAACCCAAGTGGACTGGTGGGAGGACAGAACCATGCTGAAGGTCGCGTTTCCCTTGGCGGTCCACGACAGGATGGCCACCTACGAGATTCCCTTTGGTCAGATACGACGCTCCACAGGAATGAATGATCGATGGGAGAAGGCCCGGGTGGAGGTGCCCGCCGAGAGATGGGCAGACTTGTCTCAGGATGATTCTGGCGTGAGCCTCTTGAACCGGTCCAAGTACGGATACGACATCAAGGGGAACACCATCCGGCTCTCCCTGCTTCGCTCGCCCAAATGGCCCGACCCCACCGCCGACCGCGGCAAACATATCATTGAATACGCCCTCTATCCTCATCTCGGCAGGGTGAACGAAGGGCGAACGGCCGCACGCGGCTATGAGTACAACAATCCTTTAATCGTCTACCTCACGGATTTACATCCCGGCGGATTGCCACCCACTCATTCATTTGTTCAGATCAAGCCGGATACACTGGTCCTGACCACAATCAAGCAAGCCGAAGATTCTGAGGCATGGGTACTCCAGTGGTATGACGCCAAGGGTGAAGACACCAACGCCGTCGTAACCTTGCCGCGGACTCCTAAAAAGGTGGTTCAATCCAATTTTCTGGAGGAAGATGGAGAACCAGTCCAGTTTGAAAAGAATGTTGTGAAGTTTCGTACAAGAAAAAATGCTGTGGTGACCATTAAAGTGACCTTTTAGGTCGCTCCAGCCTCAGACATTCCCGAGTACCAGCTCCCAAGGGATCATGCCAGGAACCCCCTTCTTCCCTCCCTGGCGACACTGCTGGAAATCTCCTGCTCCGTAAATCCGGAGAAAATCCATAAATCAATACAAATTTTTGTAGAAGAAGCTGAAAACCGGGAGGTCGGTTTCTGGTCAATTTTATACACTTTCTCCATCCGTATCAGAGAGACGCGATCCGCGAATGCGCACCCGCAATGGTTGGTGACAAAATTGCTGGCCTTTTCGAGACCACTAATTATCTCAGTCGGAGGAAACAAATGAAAAAGATCGTAGTGTTGTTGTTTGGGATTTTCC from Terriglobia bacterium includes:
- a CDS encoding sugar ABC transporter ATP-binding protein; the encoded protein is MSSSLLLEMDHITKQYPGVLALDEVTFDLYAGEVHCLVGENGAGKTTLIKILSGAIPKDAGEVRVDGKPVPLHSPADALQAGIGIIYQDFKLVPELTVAENIFLGREPCKGRSPFIDFERMREAAQAALRQLGESLDTGARVSTLSVAQQQVVEIAKSLTRKNRILAMDEPSAALTEKELKNLFAVIRRLQEEGVGIIYISHRINEIFDIGTRVTVLRDGKQVRTCKTSEVDRRGLVSWMVGREMDQEYPKVNLQKGKEILKIDNLNAGKLRDIHLAVNQGEILGLAGLVGAGRTELARFIFGADPWESGKIFLDGQEIHPHSPREAIDAGIGLLTEDRNRYGLIMEMSIEKNITLSNLKAVSRGGFIRGAKERGAAQQFAEDLRIKTPSLNREVSSLSGGNRQKVVLARWLFTRSRLLIFDEPTAGIDVGVKYEIYNLLNQLAQEGKGVVIISSDLPELLGLCDRIVVLCEGRITGELSREEATEEKIMLLATSVAETRSHKKAQEIQK
- a CDS encoding EthD family reductase, coding for MAAVKLVVMYPRPSDVEAFEKRYIKEHVPMAVEKMVGKTKIVATKAVGSPQGTPLYYRIAEIHFPSMKELEACAASQGAKETLAHAFMISTGGPPVILVAEEETFNF
- a CDS encoding ABC transporter permease codes for the protein MSSRKNILSRILSEYGISLALLIEIILFSRLSPFFLTTENILNVTLQVSITAIIAAGMTFVILTAGIDLSVGALVAFSGVVATSVLKWPIPLAYSFPLFLATAVFVGAFSGWLSAFFITRFNVTPFIVTLALMSIWRGAAYLYTGGRPVWGLPHAFSVLGGGRIAGIPFPTLIMIAVYIAAYIVLQYTRFGRHVYAVGGNQEAARLAGINTKRVLRQVYMLCGVLSALSGILLASRMNSGQPNAGLMYELDVIAAVVVGGASLFGGRGSIVGTFVGAMLIGVSRNGLNLLNVNSYIQQIIVGLVILVAVMLDQMRKK
- a CDS encoding substrate-binding domain-containing protein; this encodes MKLLKPFLLTIIIFSLVLIGCGKKEARKSSKVIGVTLLTRAHLFYKDLEEGLLSAAARNNYELIITTAEFDLGRQSGQIEDFVARRVDAIIVSPADSRGVGPAIAKANQARIPVFTADIASQEGEVVCHVASDNIAGGRLAGEYLARILKGKGNIAIIDQPTLTSVLDRVQGFKNAVAQYPNLRIVADVNGEGVRDKAMQVASDIFQAHPDLIGIFGINDDSALGALDAVQQFNRSGISIVGYDATPPAVDAILRNTALKADVIQYPRKIGETTIEKIKEYFSGVPPQKVVPVEVGIVDRDSLSKTQTR